The Prinia subflava isolate CZ2003 ecotype Zambia chromosome W unlocalized genomic scaffold, Cam_Psub_1.2 scaffold_22_NEW, whole genome shotgun sequence genome window below encodes:
- the LOC134564884 gene encoding zinc finger SWIM domain-containing protein 6-like isoform X2: MQNWFTLFTPTEATSIVATTVMSNSTIVRLNLDCHQQEKLATSARRLALQCAMKDPQNCALSALTLCEKDHIAFETAYQIVLDAATTSMSYSQLFTIARYMEHRGYPMRAYKLATLAIMHLSLSYNQDTHPAINDVLWACVLSHSLGKNELAAVIPLVVKSVKCATVLSDILRRCTLTTPGMVGLHGRRNSGKLMSLDKAPLRQLLDATIGAYINTTHSRLTHISPRHYSEFIEFLSKARETFLMAHDGLIQFTQFIDNLKQIYKGKKKLMMLVRERFG, encoded by the coding sequence ATGCAAAACTGGTTTACACTTTTCACTCCAACAGAAGCCACTAGTATTGTTGCTACAACAGTGATGTCCAACAGCACCATTGTCCGTCTGAATCTGGATTGTCatcagcaggagaagctggccACCAGTGCTAGAAGACTTGCTCTACAGTGTGCCATGAAGGACCCTCAAAACTGTGCCCTCTCCGCACTGACTCTGTGTGAAAAGGATCACATAGCTTTTGAGACTGCTTACCAAATTGTTCTAGATGCGGCTACAACCAGCATGAGCTACTCACAGCTTTTTACTATAGCACGATACATGGAGCACCGTGGTTACCCTATGCGGGCCTATAAGCTGGCCACTTTGGCCATAATGCATCTCAGCCTGAGTTACAATCAGGACACACACCCTGCCATTAACGATGTTCTCTGGGCATGTGTTCTCAGCCACTCTCTTGGGAAAAATGAGCTAGCAGCTGTAATACCTCTGGTGGTCAAAAGTGTCAAGTGTGCAACAGTACTGTCAGATATTTTGCGCAGGTGTACTTTGACCACTCCAGGCATGGTGGGACTCCATGGAAGGAGGAATTCCGGTAAGCTCATGTCACTGGACAAAGCCCCTTTAAGACAACTCTTGGATGCCACGATCGGAGCTTACATTAATACAACTCATTCACGTCTCACTCACATCAGCCCACGACACTATAGTGAGTTTATAGAGTTCCTCAGCAAGGCCCGAGAGACCTTCTTAATGGCTCATGATGGACTCATACAGTTTACACAGTTTATTGATAATCTAAAACAAATCtacaaagggaaaaagaaactgaTGATGTTGGTTCGTGAGCGGTTCGGTTGA
- the LOC134564884 gene encoding zinc finger SWIM domain-containing protein 6-like isoform X1 codes for MRMTLSTLNWRRREMVRWLVTCATEIGVYALDSIMQNWFTLFTPTEATSIVATTVMSNSTIVRLNLDCHQQEKLATSARRLALQCAMKDPQNCALSALTLCEKDHIAFETAYQIVLDAATTSMSYSQLFTIARYMEHRGYPMRAYKLATLAIMHLSLSYNQDTHPAINDVLWACVLSHSLGKNELAAVIPLVVKSVKCATVLSDILRRCTLTTPGMVGLHGRRNSGKLMSLDKAPLRQLLDATIGAYINTTHSRLTHISPRHYSEFIEFLSKARETFLMAHDGLIQFTQFIDNLKQIYKGKKKLMMLVRERFG; via the exons ATGCGGATGACACTGTCAACATTGAATTGGCGAAGACGGGAAATGGTGAGGTGGTTGGTAACATGTGCAACAGAAATAG GTGTTTATGCATTGGATAGTATAATGCAAAACTGGTTTACACTTTTCACTCCAACAGAAGCCACTAGTATTGTTGCTACAACAGTGATGTCCAACAGCACCATTGTCCGTCTGAATCTGGATTGTCatcagcaggagaagctggccACCAGTGCTAGAAGACTTGCTCTACAGTGTGCCATGAAGGACCCTCAAAACTGTGCCCTCTCCGCACTGACTCTGTGTGAAAAGGATCACATAGCTTTTGAGACTGCTTACCAAATTGTTCTAGATGCGGCTACAACCAGCATGAGCTACTCACAGCTTTTTACTATAGCACGATACATGGAGCACCGTGGTTACCCTATGCGGGCCTATAAGCTGGCCACTTTGGCCATAATGCATCTCAGCCTGAGTTACAATCAGGACACACACCCTGCCATTAACGATGTTCTCTGGGCATGTGTTCTCAGCCACTCTCTTGGGAAAAATGAGCTAGCAGCTGTAATACCTCTGGTGGTCAAAAGTGTCAAGTGTGCAACAGTACTGTCAGATATTTTGCGCAGGTGTACTTTGACCACTCCAGGCATGGTGGGACTCCATGGAAGGAGGAATTCCGGTAAGCTCATGTCACTGGACAAAGCCCCTTTAAGACAACTCTTGGATGCCACGATCGGAGCTTACATTAATACAACTCATTCACGTCTCACTCACATCAGCCCACGACACTATAGTGAGTTTATAGAGTTCCTCAGCAAGGCCCGAGAGACCTTCTTAATGGCTCATGATGGACTCATACAGTTTACACAGTTTATTGATAATCTAAAACAAATCtacaaagggaaaaagaaactgaTGATGTTGGTTCGTGAGCGGTTCGGTTGA